The following proteins are co-located in the Polystyrenella longa genome:
- a CDS encoding PVC-type heme-binding CxxCH protein codes for MPAQSVNEGYLPKNEKGKTLNLDFEIGTLDDWTAEGEAFEGQPIEGDTVQPRLAKSNSLHQGEFWIGGYEKVHDKPQGTLTSASFPITSRWATFLLGGGFHSETAVELVEASSDEVLATYVGIGRENMHRVVVDLKEHMGEEIFIRLIDKHSGGWGHINFDNFRFHERQPGDATPVFVKLTADEYPYAGLEPDESARVMKMPEGFSTTVFAAEPDVMQPIAMAIDNRGRVWIAEGYQYPVRAPEGEGQDRILIFEDTDGDGVHDVRKVFAENLNLVSGIEVGFGGVWVGAAPYLLFIPDADGDDIPDGEPVILLDGWGYQDTHETLNAFIWGPDGWLYGCHGVFTHSRVGKPGTPDEERIPLNAAIWRYHPTRHEFDIFAQGTSNPWGVDFDDHGQAFCTACVIPHLYHIIQGARYQRQAGQHFNPYTYDDIKTIADHRHYVGAWAHIGNGKSDSVGGGHAHAGAMIYLGGVWPDEYRNQIIMNNIHGQRLNADILEPQGSGYVGKHGPDFLLTGDKASQMLNIRYGPDGQAYVIDWYDMNACHHRKTDQHDRTNGRIYKVSYGETKPAIVDLKQKSDQELAEYVLSKNDWYVRHARRILQERSVERELDAGAIEGLVNVAAKHPDETRRLRAFWMLHVTNSLTDALTLEGLNDSNPYVRGWVIQLALESETAATESLLAKFEELALDDEWPVVRLYLASAAQKLPVEQRWKLIENLLTHAEDVDDHNLPLMYWYAAEPLATADAERALKLALQGGDNIPLIRSFMLRRIASDDSVENRKVLVSALGISDDPQVQLPFLDSLSRAYRGQENPQPPAGWEAVYEPLVKSDDKDVRNNALALAARFQNKDAIAQLHTMAAESEDEQSRKLALDVLVSLREPEIVFLLQSLIPNGKWGSLAIKGLANYSEPQTAPLLIQAWPELSAENKRFAIATLSSRAAYGKVLLSAIADKQIPNSALTADLVRQMQYYKDEKLNEQLVSVWGTVTDTPEELKQLIAVYTQLVNKQDGPPPDLSLGRAVFAATCQRCHILYGQGGKVGPDLTGSNRNNLEYLLSNIVDPSSVMAKEYQPSTIITEDGRVLTGIVREETDDLLTLQSAEEMLEIPKSEIDERLLSKKSMMPDNQLKPFNDLQIRSLIAYLRHDQQVPLLATKENSSLIFNGRDLSLWLGDRQIWSVQDGEIVGKSNGLKENNFLISNMVAEDFRLSVEVKLVDDAGNSGIQFRSRPRGNFHEMLGYQADIGPNWWGKLYEEERRGLLWEESAEEHVNKGDWNTYTIEARGNDIKTWINGELSVDLTDPRGLNRGHFALQVHSGGPTEVRFRNFKLEVID; via the coding sequence TTGCCCGCGCAATCAGTCAACGAAGGCTATCTGCCGAAAAACGAAAAAGGGAAGACGCTCAACCTCGATTTCGAAATCGGAACCCTGGATGACTGGACAGCGGAAGGGGAGGCTTTTGAAGGTCAACCGATCGAAGGGGATACCGTCCAACCTCGACTTGCCAAAAGTAACAGTCTGCATCAAGGGGAGTTCTGGATTGGTGGATACGAAAAGGTCCACGACAAACCTCAGGGAACACTCACTTCGGCTTCATTTCCGATCACATCCCGCTGGGCCACTTTTCTACTGGGAGGTGGGTTCCATTCGGAAACGGCTGTTGAACTGGTTGAGGCTTCATCAGATGAAGTGCTGGCGACCTATGTCGGTATCGGTCGAGAAAACATGCATCGCGTTGTGGTCGACTTGAAAGAGCACATGGGGGAAGAGATCTTCATTCGTTTGATTGACAAACATTCCGGCGGATGGGGACACATTAACTTTGACAATTTTCGTTTCCATGAACGCCAACCGGGAGATGCCACCCCCGTATTTGTCAAACTGACTGCCGATGAATATCCGTACGCCGGACTGGAACCGGACGAGTCGGCAAGAGTAATGAAAATGCCGGAAGGTTTCTCCACGACCGTGTTCGCAGCAGAGCCTGACGTAATGCAACCGATCGCGATGGCGATAGATAACCGCGGACGAGTCTGGATTGCAGAAGGATATCAGTACCCGGTCCGCGCACCAGAAGGAGAAGGCCAGGACCGAATTCTGATCTTTGAAGATACCGACGGCGATGGAGTGCATGATGTTCGTAAAGTCTTCGCAGAGAATCTCAATCTCGTCAGTGGGATTGAAGTCGGCTTTGGGGGCGTCTGGGTGGGGGCGGCCCCATATCTCTTATTCATTCCTGATGCTGACGGCGATGATATCCCCGATGGGGAACCCGTAATTCTGCTCGATGGTTGGGGTTATCAGGATACGCACGAGACCTTGAATGCGTTTATCTGGGGCCCAGATGGTTGGCTGTATGGTTGCCATGGCGTTTTTACCCACTCGCGAGTGGGTAAACCGGGAACACCTGATGAAGAGCGAATTCCCTTGAACGCGGCGATCTGGCGATACCATCCGACACGCCATGAGTTCGACATCTTCGCGCAGGGGACAAGCAACCCCTGGGGAGTAGACTTCGACGATCATGGACAGGCTTTTTGCACCGCCTGCGTCATCCCGCACCTCTACCACATCATTCAGGGAGCCCGATACCAACGGCAGGCAGGACAACATTTTAACCCGTACACGTATGACGATATCAAAACAATAGCCGACCACCGTCATTATGTTGGCGCCTGGGCTCACATCGGGAATGGAAAATCTGATTCCGTCGGTGGAGGACACGCTCACGCGGGGGCCATGATTTATCTGGGAGGTGTCTGGCCCGACGAGTACCGTAATCAAATCATCATGAACAACATTCACGGCCAACGACTCAACGCCGATATCCTGGAGCCGCAGGGTTCTGGCTACGTGGGGAAACATGGCCCCGACTTTTTGTTGACGGGGGATAAAGCCTCCCAGATGCTCAATATTCGTTACGGTCCCGATGGCCAAGCATACGTGATCGACTGGTACGACATGAATGCCTGCCACCATCGCAAAACGGACCAGCATGACCGCACCAACGGTCGAATCTACAAAGTCAGCTATGGAGAAACCAAACCTGCGATCGTAGATCTCAAACAGAAAAGTGATCAGGAACTGGCAGAGTATGTGTTGAGTAAGAATGACTGGTATGTTCGTCATGCCCGCCGGATTCTCCAGGAACGATCCGTCGAACGGGAATTAGACGCTGGAGCAATTGAAGGTCTGGTCAATGTCGCCGCGAAACACCCAGACGAAACACGAAGGTTGCGTGCATTCTGGATGTTGCATGTGACCAACAGCCTCACAGATGCCCTGACCCTTGAGGGGCTTAATGACAGCAATCCCTATGTGCGGGGTTGGGTTATTCAACTAGCTCTCGAAAGCGAAACAGCAGCTACGGAATCACTTCTCGCAAAGTTTGAAGAGTTGGCACTAGACGATGAGTGGCCCGTGGTGCGTCTGTATCTCGCCTCAGCTGCTCAGAAACTGCCAGTGGAACAACGTTGGAAGTTAATCGAAAACCTGTTGACTCATGCCGAGGATGTCGACGATCACAACTTACCTTTGATGTATTGGTATGCCGCAGAGCCACTCGCGACAGCCGATGCCGAAAGAGCGTTGAAACTGGCTCTCCAAGGGGGCGATAATATACCTCTCATTCGTAGCTTCATGCTTCGTCGGATCGCCAGCGATGATTCTGTCGAAAACCGTAAAGTGCTGGTCTCGGCTCTAGGTATCAGTGACGACCCGCAGGTCCAACTTCCCTTTCTGGACAGTCTTTCTCGAGCATATCGAGGTCAGGAAAATCCACAACCACCCGCAGGTTGGGAAGCCGTTTACGAGCCGTTGGTGAAATCAGATGATAAAGACGTGCGTAACAATGCGCTGGCTCTGGCCGCAAGATTTCAAAATAAAGACGCGATTGCTCAGCTTCACACGATGGCAGCAGAAAGCGAAGACGAACAATCTCGTAAACTGGCGCTCGACGTTTTAGTATCGCTCCGAGAACCAGAAATTGTTTTCCTGCTGCAATCACTTATTCCCAATGGGAAGTGGGGTTCTCTTGCTATCAAGGGGCTCGCCAATTACAGCGAACCGCAGACGGCTCCCTTATTGATTCAGGCGTGGCCGGAACTGTCCGCCGAGAACAAAAGGTTTGCGATTGCGACTCTGAGTAGTCGGGCAGCCTATGGAAAAGTATTGCTCTCAGCGATTGCGGATAAACAAATTCCAAATTCGGCACTCACTGCCGACCTCGTCCGACAGATGCAGTATTATAAAGATGAAAAACTGAACGAACAACTCGTGAGCGTTTGGGGAACAGTCACCGATACGCCGGAAGAGTTAAAGCAACTGATTGCCGTCTACACCCAGTTGGTCAATAAGCAGGACGGCCCGCCCCCCGATTTGTCTCTGGGCCGCGCCGTCTTTGCGGCGACTTGCCAGCGCTGCCACATTTTGTACGGTCAAGGGGGGAAAGTCGGTCCCGATCTAACGGGGTCCAATCGGAATAACTTGGAGTACCTGCTTTCGAACATCGTCGATCCAAGTTCGGTAATGGCGAAGGAGTATCAACCGAGTACGATTATTACGGAAGATGGGCGAGTACTTACCGGGATCGTTCGGGAAGAAACGGACGACCTGCTCACATTACAATCGGCCGAAGAGATGTTGGAAATCCCCAAGTCGGAAATTGACGAACGCCTCCTCAGCAAAAAATCGATGATGCCCGATAACCAACTGAAGCCCTTCAATGATCTCCAAATTCGCTCGCTGATTGCTTACTTACGGCACGATCAACAGGTTCCTCTGTTGGCAACGAAAGAAAACAGTTCGTTAATTTTCAACGGTCGTGATCTTTCTCTCTGGTTAGGTGATCGGCAAATCTGGTCAGTTCAGGATGGCGAGATCGTCGGGAAATCAAACGGACTCAAAGAGAACAACTTCCTGATCAGTAATATGGTCGCGGAAGATTTCCGTCTGTCGGTGGAGGTGAAACTGGTCGACGATGCTGGTAATAGCGGAATTCAGTTCCGCAGCAGGCCTCGAGGGAATTTCCACGAGATGCTCGGTTATCAGGCCGATATCGGCCCCAACTGGTGGGGAAAACTCTATGAGGAAGAACGCCGTGGGCTGCTTTGGGAAGAATCGGCCGAAGAACACGTCAATAAAGGGGACTGGAATACCTACACCATCGAGGCCCGTGGAAACGACATTAAAACCTGGATCAATGGGGAACTAAGCGTCGACCTGACTGATCCACGGGGTTTAAATCGAGGACATTTCGCTCTTCAGGTCCATTCGGGAGGTCCTACAGAGGTCCGATTCCGGAACTTCAAACTAGAAGTCATAGACTAG
- a CDS encoding XylR family transcriptional regulator, with amino-acid sequence MTSRRSVALLLETSNAYARGLLDGIIDYLREHEQWSIHLGEQERGAKPPHWLKNWRGDGIIARIETEAIANAVRQTGLPIVDVSAARLVPSLPWVETDDREIARMALEHFLSRGFHSVAFCGENYFNWSRWRAEAFEEFANEAECQFESFDSGSRRRLNMGNTRQRTRLAKWILSLPRPTGIFACYDFMGQQILDVCRELEISVPEQIAVLGVDNDQRLCRLCSPPLSSIIPDTRATGYAAAQLLDELMTSSRTRKSQPAQILIPPQGIAERQSSDMYASDDVDLVAALRFIREHACEGITVNDVLRQVPLSRRALEARCQKLTGRTPHAEITRIKLERSKRLLRQTGLTVHEVAQRSGFSQAEYLSVVFKKQTGQTPGEFRSSGLAGS; translated from the coding sequence ATGACTTCCCGTCGATCCGTTGCTCTGCTACTCGAAACTTCGAACGCCTATGCGCGCGGATTGCTGGATGGCATCATCGATTATCTGCGTGAGCACGAACAGTGGTCGATTCATCTGGGGGAACAGGAACGCGGGGCCAAACCTCCCCACTGGTTGAAGAACTGGCGGGGAGATGGAATCATCGCGAGGATTGAAACAGAAGCGATTGCCAACGCCGTCCGCCAAACAGGTCTACCCATTGTCGACGTCAGCGCCGCTCGGTTGGTTCCCTCCCTCCCCTGGGTGGAGACAGACGATCGGGAAATTGCCCGAATGGCGCTCGAGCATTTTCTGTCGCGCGGGTTCCACTCGGTTGCCTTCTGTGGGGAGAACTATTTCAACTGGTCGCGTTGGCGGGCCGAGGCGTTCGAAGAATTTGCGAACGAAGCAGAATGTCAGTTTGAGTCGTTCGATTCGGGAAGTCGACGTCGTCTCAACATGGGCAACACCCGACAGCGCACCCGCTTGGCGAAGTGGATCCTGTCTCTGCCACGGCCCACAGGAATTTTCGCCTGTTACGATTTCATGGGGCAGCAGATTCTCGATGTCTGTCGGGAACTTGAAATCAGCGTCCCTGAACAGATCGCGGTGCTGGGAGTCGATAACGACCAACGCTTGTGCCGACTTTGTTCACCTCCCCTGTCCAGCATCATTCCCGACACGCGTGCCACGGGTTACGCCGCCGCCCAGTTACTGGATGAATTAATGACTTCCTCCCGCACGCGGAAATCTCAACCGGCGCAGATCCTGATTCCTCCTCAGGGAATTGCCGAGCGGCAGTCGAGCGATATGTACGCCAGCGATGATGTCGACCTCGTCGCGGCGCTCCGTTTCATCCGAGAACATGCGTGTGAAGGGATCACCGTGAACGATGTCCTGCGGCAGGTCCCGCTTTCGCGTCGCGCGCTGGAGGCGCGGTGCCAGAAGTTGACGGGTCGCACACCGCATGCCGAGATTACACGGATCAAACTCGAACGATCCAAGCGGTTGCTCCGCCAAACTGGCCTGACAGTTCACGAAGTCGCGCAGCGGTCCGGTTTCTCTCAGGCTGAATATTTGTCGGTCGTATTTAAGAAGCAAACGGGCCAGACACCGGGTGAATTTCGTAGTTCTGGGCTCGCCGGCTCTTAA
- a CDS encoding cysteine hydrolase family protein, whose protein sequence is MPTIREIAGLSETPAKLSESALIMIDCQNTYREGVMQLEGVEEALQNAKQLLERARKANIPIIHIQHDAGVGSPYDVTAENGQIADVVAPTGAEPVIVKNYPNSFSSTNLNEQLQATGCKNLILAGFMSHMCVSSTARGGFDQGYAVSVVENTTATRALPDGHGGTIPAAEVQRSSLRGLADLVAVIVDDASAIPD, encoded by the coding sequence ATGCCAACGATCCGAGAAATTGCGGGGCTTTCTGAAACTCCTGCGAAACTGAGTGAGTCCGCCCTGATTATGATCGATTGCCAGAACACCTATCGCGAAGGGGTGATGCAACTCGAAGGCGTTGAAGAAGCTCTTCAGAATGCCAAGCAGCTTCTGGAGCGAGCAAGAAAAGCGAACATCCCCATCATCCATATCCAGCACGATGCGGGTGTCGGGTCCCCTTATGATGTGACGGCTGAGAATGGGCAGATTGCCGACGTCGTTGCACCGACAGGAGCCGAGCCAGTCATCGTCAAGAATTACCCGAATTCGTTTTCATCAACAAACCTGAACGAGCAACTCCAGGCAACCGGTTGCAAAAACCTGATCCTCGCCGGATTCATGAGCCACATGTGTGTCAGTTCGACGGCCCGTGGTGGATTTGATCAGGGTTACGCCGTCAGTGTGGTAGAAAACACCACCGCCACGCGTGCTCTGCCCGATGGGCACGGGGGGACCATTCCAGCCGCAGAAGTTCAGCGCTCCAGTCTCCGTGGCCTCGCTGATCTGGTAGCCGTCATCGTTGATGATGCCTCCGCAATTCCAGACTGA
- a CDS encoding FmdB family zinc ribbon protein translates to MPIFEYKCEECGAVSEILVRHDTKLECEQCASTKLDKLISAPAGHVKSGGLPMASSCPPPQAGPCGPGCCRM, encoded by the coding sequence ATGCCGATATTCGAATACAAATGTGAAGAATGTGGAGCTGTCTCTGAGATTTTGGTTCGGCACGATACCAAGCTGGAATGCGAGCAGTGTGCCTCGACGAAATTGGACAAATTGATCAGTGCCCCTGCCGGGCATGTCAAATCGGGCGGCCTGCCGATGGCCTCCAGTTGCCCACCCCCACAAGCAGGCCCCTGCGGCCCCGGTTGCTGCCGCATGTAA
- a CDS encoding alpha/beta hydrolase: protein MTILITALACSTLRAAPPVREFDALGAPPFTVLETGENPPLEVSGNFVIGPDYVPAEEYQVVEGVPQGKVQQFEIDSKETKLLNPGIAREEFGTVDPDNPKTLIVETHEIDYTRQITVYIPVQYEPGREAPFIVVHDGPKGKPSREMPNVLDNLIAQKRIPPIILIQIANGGGDAQGHERGKEYDTMSGVFAEYIETEVLPRVEKNCGVKLTSDPDGRAAMGSSSGGSAALIMAWFRTDLYHRVLTTSGTFVNQQWPFDPEYPDGAWGFHETLIQSTPRKPIRLFLSVGDYDLLNPNVMRDGMHDWVEANHRMAKVLEEQGYDYQYLFCRDSGHGIRNAQAQFLPHAIEWVWKGYTPKTEE, encoded by the coding sequence ATGACTATATTGATTACTGCTTTGGCCTGTTCCACACTACGCGCGGCTCCGCCTGTACGCGAGTTTGACGCTCTTGGTGCTCCGCCGTTTACGGTGTTGGAAACGGGGGAGAATCCTCCGTTGGAGGTTAGTGGTAATTTTGTGATTGGGCCGGATTATGTTCCGGCGGAAGAATACCAAGTAGTGGAAGGGGTTCCGCAGGGGAAGGTGCAACAATTTGAGATTGATTCGAAAGAGACGAAACTTCTCAACCCCGGGATTGCCCGCGAGGAGTTCGGTACGGTGGACCCGGACAATCCGAAGACGTTGATTGTCGAGACACATGAGATTGATTACACGCGGCAGATCACTGTTTATATTCCGGTGCAGTATGAACCGGGGAGAGAGGCCCCTTTCATAGTGGTGCATGATGGTCCCAAGGGGAAACCGAGTAGGGAGATGCCGAATGTCCTCGACAACCTAATTGCTCAGAAACGGATTCCCCCGATCATTCTGATCCAGATCGCTAACGGAGGTGGGGATGCGCAAGGACATGAACGTGGGAAAGAGTACGACACCATGTCGGGCGTCTTTGCCGAATACATTGAGACTGAAGTCTTGCCGCGTGTCGAAAAAAACTGCGGCGTCAAACTGACTTCCGATCCGGATGGCCGCGCGGCGATGGGTTCCAGTTCAGGTGGTTCGGCCGCACTCATTATGGCCTGGTTTCGGACGGACCTGTACCATCGTGTGCTGACGACCTCCGGCACGTTCGTAAATCAGCAGTGGCCGTTCGATCCGGAATATCCTGACGGTGCCTGGGGCTTTCACGAAACGTTGATTCAGAGTACGCCTCGCAAACCGATTCGGTTGTTTCTCTCCGTCGGCGACTACGACCTGCTCAATCCGAATGTGATGCGGGACGGCATGCACGACTGGGTCGAGGCCAATCACCGCATGGCGAAGGTGCTTGAGGAGCAAGGGTACGATTATCAATACCTCTTCTGCCGCGACTCCGGCCACGGCATCCGCAACGCCCAGGCCCAATTTCTCCCCCACGCCATCGAATGGGTCTGGAAAGGGTACACTCCAAAGACGGAGGAGTAA
- the queF gene encoding preQ(1) synthase, protein MSDSFKEILETFPNPHPNRDYLIETVCPEFTSVCPKTGQPDFGTLTITYIANEHCFELKSLKLYLQEYRNHGAFYEDVTNLILNDLVKITQPKWMQIIADFTPRGGIRTKVTVEYPSLAIHSQG, encoded by the coding sequence ATGTCCGATAGCTTCAAAGAAATCCTGGAAACGTTCCCCAATCCACATCCGAATCGAGATTACCTGATCGAGACGGTTTGTCCCGAGTTCACCTCCGTCTGTCCAAAGACAGGCCAGCCCGATTTCGGTACGTTGACGATTACCTACATTGCCAACGAACACTGCTTCGAACTGAAATCGCTCAAGCTCTACTTGCAGGAGTACCGTAACCACGGAGCGTTCTATGAAGATGTGACCAATCTGATTCTGAACGACCTTGTCAAAATCACTCAACCCAAATGGATGCAGATCATCGCCGATTTCACACCGCGCGGGGGCATCCGGACAAAAGTGACTGTCGAATACCCTTCCCTGGCGATCCATTCGCAGGGATAA
- a CDS encoding carbohydrate kinase family protein, translating to MMNPTFKIVGLGEILWDIFPDGERLGGAPSNFACHCRQLGSDAFPVSCVGADELGQRTRTELKQLDVSPDYIQENESHSTGKVMVTLNDEGKPTYEILEDMAWDYLTFTPEWKALAQSLDAVCFGSLAQRSPQSRETIRTFLQHMPEKSLKIFDVNLREPFFGKEVVEESLELATILKLSDEELPVLAEYFNLAGTVTEQLSALRERFNLNLIAYTRGSDGSILSSVEETNESCGVKVKAIDSVGAGDSFTAALCTGLLKKRPLAEVNTFANQVAAYVCSNKGACPTLPDDLKSF from the coding sequence ATGATGAATCCAACTTTTAAAATCGTCGGGCTCGGTGAAATCCTCTGGGACATCTTCCCCGACGGCGAACGTCTCGGAGGCGCCCCGTCCAACTTCGCTTGCCATTGCCGACAACTCGGAAGCGATGCTTTTCCCGTCAGTTGTGTCGGTGCCGATGAACTGGGACAGCGCACACGTACCGAACTCAAGCAACTGGATGTCAGCCCCGACTACATTCAGGAAAACGAATCACATTCGACCGGCAAAGTGATGGTCACCCTCAATGACGAAGGAAAACCGACCTACGAAATCCTGGAAGACATGGCGTGGGACTACCTCACGTTTACCCCCGAATGGAAAGCATTGGCTCAATCGCTGGACGCTGTCTGCTTCGGTTCCCTTGCTCAGCGGTCCCCTCAATCTCGCGAGACGATCCGTACCTTCCTGCAGCACATGCCAGAGAAGTCACTCAAAATATTCGACGTCAATCTCCGTGAACCCTTCTTCGGAAAAGAAGTCGTTGAAGAATCTCTTGAACTGGCCACGATCCTTAAACTCAGCGATGAAGAGCTTCCCGTTCTCGCCGAATATTTCAACCTGGCAGGAACTGTCACGGAACAACTCTCCGCGCTCCGAGAGCGGTTCAACCTCAACCTCATCGCCTACACCCGGGGAAGCGACGGTAGCATTCTCTCCAGTGTCGAAGAAACCAACGAGTCCTGTGGTGTGAAAGTCAAAGCGATTGATTCCGTCGGTGCGGGCGACTCTTTCACCGCCGCCCTCTGCACCGGTCTGCTGAAGAAACGCCCCCTCGCCGAAGTCAACACCTTCGCCAACCAGGTCGCCGCCTACGTCTGCTCTAATAAAGGGGCTTGCCCCACCTTGCCGGATGACTTAAAGAGCTTCTAG
- a CDS encoding Gfo/Idh/MocA family protein yields MIGLGFGAEFLPIYQAHPLANVAAICRRNEQEMNEIGDKLGIEKRYTKYEEVLADPSIDFVHINSPIPDHAWMSKEALKAGKHVMCTVPMATTIEECDEICQLVAETGLKYMMAETVVYSREFLFIKELYESGELGKIQFMKASHPQDMDGWPDYWKDMIPMHYATHVVSPVLGLVDGCAEYVSCFGSGSVRDEIKQRSGNPFAVESCHIKIADSDVSAQIWRFLYDTARQYRESFDVYGTKKSFEWTLIEDDPHVLHTAKKPESEIPERIEVPDYAHLLPKEIQKFTQSIQDADHLSFVQGGGHGGSHPHLVNEFLSALAEDRDPWPNAVQSANWTCVGICAHQSTMKGGEIVKLPAFTIK; encoded by the coding sequence ATGATTGGTTTAGGTTTCGGTGCCGAATTCTTACCGATCTATCAAGCGCATCCGCTCGCCAATGTCGCCGCGATCTGCCGCCGCAATGAGCAGGAAATGAATGAGATAGGGGACAAACTCGGAATCGAAAAACGCTATACCAAATACGAAGAGGTGCTGGCCGACCCCTCGATTGACTTCGTGCATATCAACAGTCCCATTCCTGACCACGCGTGGATGAGCAAGGAAGCCCTCAAAGCGGGTAAGCATGTGATGTGTACCGTGCCGATGGCGACCACGATTGAAGAATGCGACGAGATCTGCCAACTAGTCGCCGAAACAGGTCTCAAATACATGATGGCCGAGACGGTTGTTTACAGTCGCGAGTTCCTGTTCATCAAAGAACTGTATGAATCGGGCGAACTCGGCAAAATCCAGTTTATGAAAGCCTCGCATCCTCAGGACATGGATGGTTGGCCCGACTACTGGAAAGATATGATTCCCATGCACTACGCGACGCACGTCGTCAGTCCAGTTTTAGGATTGGTCGATGGTTGCGCCGAGTATGTCAGTTGTTTTGGATCTGGTTCCGTACGGGACGAGATCAAACAACGGTCGGGGAATCCGTTCGCCGTGGAAAGTTGCCACATCAAAATTGCCGACAGCGATGTCTCCGCACAAATCTGGCGATTCCTCTACGACACCGCCCGCCAATACCGGGAAAGCTTCGATGTCTACGGTACCAAGAAATCATTCGAGTGGACGCTGATCGAAGATGATCCTCATGTACTTCATACGGCCAAGAAGCCAGAGTCCGAGATTCCCGAACGAATCGAAGTCCCCGACTATGCCCATCTATTACCGAAAGAGATCCAGAAGTTCACACAGTCGATTCAAGACGCCGACCATCTCTCCTTCGTTCAGGGAGGGGGCCATGGTGGATCGCACCCTCATCTGGTCAATGAGTTCCTCTCCGCGCTCGCTGAAGACCGAGATCCTTGGCCGAACGCCGTGCAGTCCGCTAACTGGACCTGCGTCGGCATCTGTGCCCACCAATCGACAATGAAGGGGGGCGAGATCGTCAAACTACCCGCCTTCACCATTAAATAG
- a CDS encoding YwqG family protein, with product MAAENLIYDMVLYALEQNGAQLRFGGELREREANYACVRVPGVSWGDFFEVDLKEDGYIAKMPVSRIKLLEHQEKYRSIRMTSWKERDGHVQMAVPLDGSVPREELKLFIDTAYQIVLRKLDPASLYLIELANMAYSELNIIDRLIDFHYLQDCRSVIHQIARPAVLLRTMISNDATIPIGTTKIGGLPDLPSNKPWPTFKDGKPHSFLAQINLTDIPSEEKVVEGLPTEGLMSLFSVWGRMAGNRNESKVPDQGWMEQLGWTVIYHSAPNESLKRVCSPEGVQPFPAALVEPIQILSLPNSHLEQNIIAVGWNESECEKYDELQSDYRSIQMAHWFKDMSSCKSHHLLGGYALFEQRYPEELSNRNALMLLQLGSDDNAEMCWGDGGEIIFYADADALRNGRFEQIWGICQGG from the coding sequence ATGGCAGCGGAAAATCTCATTTATGACATGGTACTGTACGCTCTCGAACAAAACGGGGCTCAACTGAGATTCGGTGGTGAACTCAGGGAGAGGGAAGCGAACTATGCTTGTGTTCGCGTTCCTGGAGTTTCGTGGGGAGACTTTTTTGAAGTCGATCTCAAAGAAGATGGCTATATTGCGAAAATGCCGGTTTCCCGAATCAAATTACTTGAACATCAAGAAAAATACCGCTCCATAAGAATGACATCATGGAAAGAGCGTGACGGACACGTTCAAATGGCAGTTCCGTTGGATGGTTCTGTTCCACGTGAGGAATTGAAACTATTCATTGATACGGCTTATCAAATCGTTCTGAGAAAACTAGACCCAGCCAGTCTATACCTGATTGAGCTTGCAAATATGGCTTACAGTGAACTGAATATCATTGATCGACTAATTGATTTTCACTACCTACAGGACTGTCGAAGTGTGATACATCAGATTGCTCGCCCAGCAGTTCTTCTTCGTACAATGATTTCAAATGATGCAACTATACCGATTGGGACTACTAAAATTGGAGGATTACCAGATTTACCTTCCAATAAACCATGGCCCACGTTTAAGGATGGCAAGCCGCATTCATTTCTCGCCCAAATTAACCTGACTGATATTCCATCTGAAGAAAAGGTTGTCGAAGGGTTACCGACCGAAGGGCTAATGTCATTGTTCTCGGTGTGGGGCAGGATGGCGGGAAATAGAAATGAATCGAAAGTGCCTGATCAGGGGTGGATGGAGCAATTAGGTTGGACCGTAATTTACCATTCAGCACCAAATGAGTCCTTGAAAAGGGTGTGTTCGCCCGAAGGAGTTCAACCTTTTCCTGCTGCTTTAGTGGAGCCTATTCAAATTCTGTCATTACCGAATTCTCACCTTGAACAGAATATAATAGCAGTCGGTTGGAACGAGAGTGAATGCGAGAAATATGACGAGTTGCAGTCTGACTATCGCTCTATTCAGATGGCACACTGGTTCAAGGATATGAGCTCTTGCAAAAGTCATCATTTACTGGGCGGATATGCTCTATTCGAGCAACGCTATCCCGAAGAACTATCAAATAGGAACGCGCTCATGCTGTTGCAACTCGGATCAGATGATAATGCAGAAATGTGTTGGGGAGATGGCGGCGAAATTATATTCTATGCAGATGCAGACGCTCTAAGGAATGGTCGATTCGAACAAATCTGGGGTATCTGCCAAGGTGGATGA